In the Kribbella sp. NBC_00482 genome, one interval contains:
- a CDS encoding molybdopterin cofactor-binding domain-containing protein — translation MDRPSDQPADRRGLLGRRKVLGYLIAAPTLAVGVSWLTNESDPRAADAAVPSLPQPADIFDLGDLQNLAAAPTSGLITVQLKSDGTAYFAVPRAEVGQGITTAFAMMVAEELDLPMDKVEIALADARPELLMNQLTGGSNSMRSMYLPVRTAAAIARQRLVETAATHWGVEAGKVTTRKGVLSGPSGRTATYGSLAKLAATAKTITVSAELKSPSEFSVLGKPRNRVDGHDIVTGSKQFAMDLNVPGAKPTMVARPPTINGTLRSINNLAALRALPGITDVVGITHGVAIRGDTFGQCIDAIQKVDATWGPGTVDGESDATVLKKLRAAQLPMAVPALPLLTKTLDAEFVFAFASNSPLEPDCAIADVGPDSAEIWSCLKVPIVAQEDIAKQLGLPIDAVKVHVIQGGGSFGRHLFHDVAAEAAEISQKMGKAVKLSWSRTDNFRQGRTHPMCTSRVRVNYLAGNVLTYEQRHTSVETDFGHGLGEMITAFAADLPVGGNLSFAETIFALTQSSPYNFGVTTQLLNEIPLKFNTGSMRNIYSPNVVCAEELMVDQLAAKMGQDPVTFRRNFLKDQRLLAVLNKAAEVGNWGKAMPKGTAQGVGVHSEYRAAVATLVEIDCRPETVNRPVEGEGVTGPRVTKAVIVVDPGFCINPRGLEAQMFGGLQDAIALALTSSLHIKNGIPLEGSWDNYFYTREWNSPLDVQVVIMPNTSDSPSGAGELSVAPAFAAVACAYARATGTLPTYFPINHGKLSFEPLPLQPSTPQSPTDGLDHTF, via the coding sequence TTGGATCGACCAAGCGATCAACCGGCCGACAGACGCGGTCTGCTGGGCCGGCGCAAGGTTCTCGGGTACCTGATCGCCGCGCCGACCCTCGCGGTCGGCGTGAGCTGGCTGACGAACGAGTCCGACCCGCGGGCGGCCGATGCGGCGGTTCCCTCGCTGCCGCAGCCGGCGGACATCTTCGACCTCGGCGACCTGCAGAATCTCGCGGCGGCGCCGACGTCCGGGCTGATCACGGTCCAGCTGAAGTCCGACGGCACCGCCTACTTCGCGGTCCCGCGGGCCGAGGTCGGCCAGGGCATCACCACCGCGTTCGCGATGATGGTCGCCGAAGAGCTGGATCTCCCGATGGACAAGGTCGAGATCGCGCTCGCCGACGCGCGGCCGGAGCTGTTGATGAATCAGCTGACCGGCGGCTCGAACTCGATGCGCAGCATGTATCTCCCGGTGCGCACGGCCGCCGCGATCGCCCGGCAGCGCCTGGTGGAGACGGCCGCGACGCACTGGGGCGTCGAGGCCGGCAAGGTGACGACGCGCAAGGGTGTGCTGAGCGGTCCGAGCGGCCGTACGGCGACGTACGGCTCGCTGGCCAAGCTCGCTGCGACCGCCAAGACGATCACGGTGTCCGCCGAGCTCAAGTCACCGTCCGAGTTCAGCGTTCTCGGGAAGCCGCGGAACCGGGTCGACGGCCACGACATCGTCACCGGGAGCAAGCAGTTCGCGATGGACCTGAACGTCCCGGGTGCCAAGCCGACCATGGTGGCCCGGCCGCCGACGATCAACGGGACGCTGCGGTCGATCAACAACCTCGCGGCGCTGCGCGCGCTGCCGGGGATCACCGATGTCGTTGGCATCACCCACGGTGTCGCGATCCGTGGCGACACGTTCGGCCAGTGCATCGACGCGATCCAGAAGGTCGACGCGACCTGGGGTCCGGGCACGGTGGACGGCGAGTCCGACGCCACCGTGCTGAAGAAGCTGCGTGCGGCCCAGCTGCCGATGGCCGTTCCGGCGCTGCCGTTGCTGACGAAGACGCTCGACGCCGAGTTCGTGTTCGCGTTCGCCAGCAACAGCCCGCTCGAACCGGACTGCGCGATCGCGGACGTCGGCCCGGACAGCGCCGAGATCTGGTCCTGCCTGAAGGTGCCGATCGTGGCCCAGGAGGACATCGCCAAGCAGCTCGGCCTGCCGATCGACGCGGTCAAGGTGCACGTCATCCAGGGCGGCGGCTCGTTCGGCCGGCACCTGTTCCACGACGTGGCGGCCGAGGCGGCGGAGATCTCGCAGAAGATGGGCAAGGCGGTCAAGCTGTCCTGGTCCCGCACCGACAACTTCCGCCAGGGCCGCACGCACCCGATGTGCACGTCCCGCGTCCGGGTGAACTACCTGGCCGGCAACGTGCTCACCTACGAGCAGCGGCATACCAGTGTCGAGACCGACTTCGGTCACGGCCTCGGCGAGATGATCACGGCGTTCGCCGCGGACCTCCCGGTCGGCGGCAACCTGTCGTTCGCCGAGACGATCTTCGCGCTCACCCAGTCGTCGCCGTACAACTTCGGCGTCACGACCCAGCTGCTCAACGAGATCCCGCTGAAGTTCAACACCGGCAGCATGCGCAACATCTACTCGCCGAACGTGGTCTGCGCCGAGGAGCTGATGGTCGACCAGCTCGCCGCGAAGATGGGCCAGGACCCGGTGACGTTCCGCCGGAACTTCCTCAAGGACCAGCGGCTGCTCGCGGTCCTGAACAAGGCGGCCGAGGTCGGCAACTGGGGCAAGGCGATGCCGAAGGGTACGGCGCAGGGCGTCGGTGTGCACTCGGAGTACCGGGCGGCCGTCGCGACGCTGGTCGAGATCGACTGCCGGCCGGAGACGGTGAACCGGCCGGTCGAAGGCGAAGGGGTGACCGGGCCGCGGGTGACCAAGGCGGTGATCGTCGTCGATCCCGGGTTCTGCATCAACCCGCGGGGTCTGGAGGCCCAGATGTTCGGCGGGCTGCAGGACGCGATCGCGCTGGCGCTGACGTCGAGCCTGCACATCAAGAACGGCATCCCGCTCGAAGGCAGCTGGGACAACTACTTCTACACCCGGGAGTGGAACTCGCCGCTGGACGTGCAGGTGGTGATCATGCCGAACACGAGCGACAGCCCGAGCGGCGCCGGTGAGCTGTCGGTGGCGCCGGCGTTCGCCGCGGTCGCGTGTGCGTATGCGCGGGCGACCGGCACGCTGCCGACGTACTTCCCGATCAACCACGGCAAGCTGAGCTTCGAGCCGTTGCCGTTGCAGCCGTCCACCCCGCAGTCGCCGACCGACGGCCTCGACCACACGTTCTGA
- a CDS encoding PucR family transcriptional regulator codes for MGERDVALPVVELTVEALAESVLLHLPALTDALVETIYEQNPAYREMGAVPRQDLWRSCHDNVARVVQMIADNDDHFDAAQATGRRRAEQRMPLDDVLKSFRLGGRLVWEALIDEARAQGVVETEALLDVASKVWEVVDRTSSQVAAAYHAAERQLVRADERRRSTLWEGLLHGPGKDRAFIQEAATVLDVPVHGCYAVVAIDNLVDDECTTSSFVRRFAGLRIASAWQVRPQTVVGLLAVGTESPVTVVRTLRDVVHAPAGLSGVVSGLAEVNIAYRQAMLARRTLPAGQIDVAALTERLPEALLLSAPELAEQLVQHWLLPLMTVPAPERELLLDTLDKWVLAAGSVRRTADLAHCHRNTVINRLHRVHQITGRNLSDEGFHLELGLALRAFRLFPPSA; via the coding sequence ATGGGTGAGCGGGATGTTGCGTTGCCGGTGGTGGAGCTGACGGTTGAAGCGTTGGCCGAGAGTGTGTTGCTGCATCTGCCGGCGTTGACCGATGCGTTGGTCGAGACGATCTACGAGCAGAACCCCGCGTATCGCGAGATGGGTGCGGTGCCGCGGCAGGATCTGTGGCGGTCCTGTCATGACAACGTTGCCCGCGTTGTGCAGATGATTGCCGACAACGACGATCACTTCGACGCGGCGCAGGCGACCGGGCGGCGGCGGGCGGAGCAGCGGATGCCGCTGGACGACGTACTCAAGTCCTTTCGCCTTGGCGGGCGGTTGGTGTGGGAGGCCTTGATCGACGAGGCTCGTGCCCAGGGTGTGGTCGAGACCGAGGCGCTGCTGGATGTCGCGAGCAAGGTCTGGGAGGTCGTCGACCGCACGTCGTCGCAGGTCGCGGCCGCTTACCACGCAGCCGAACGGCAACTCGTCCGCGCCGACGAGCGCCGCAGGTCGACCCTCTGGGAAGGCCTGCTGCACGGCCCCGGGAAGGATCGGGCCTTCATCCAAGAGGCAGCCACCGTCCTCGATGTCCCCGTGCACGGCTGCTACGCGGTGGTGGCCATTGACAACCTGGTCGACGACGAGTGCACGACCTCCTCGTTCGTACGGCGCTTTGCGGGCCTCCGGATCGCGTCCGCGTGGCAGGTCCGCCCGCAGACCGTCGTCGGATTGCTTGCTGTGGGCACGGAATCCCCGGTCACGGTGGTGCGTACCCTGCGTGACGTCGTCCACGCACCGGCCGGTCTGTCCGGCGTCGTCTCCGGTCTGGCCGAGGTGAATATCGCGTACCGGCAGGCGATGCTGGCCCGTCGTACACTCCCGGCCGGTCAGATCGACGTGGCGGCGCTGACAGAGCGGCTGCCTGAGGCGTTGTTGCTCAGCGCACCGGAGTTGGCCGAGCAACTCGTGCAGCACTGGCTCCTGCCGCTGATGACGGTACCGGCGCCCGAACGCGAACTGTTGCTCGACACCCTGGACAAGTGGGTGCTCGCGGCAGGCTCCGTACGTCGTACCGCCGACCTTGCGCACTGTCACCGCAACACGGTCATCAACCGCCTGCACCGGGTCCATCAGATCACCGGCCGTAACCTCAGCGACGAAGGCTTCCACCTGGAACTCGGCCTTGCGCTGCGTGCTTTCAGACTGTTCCCGCCGTCCGCGTGA
- a CDS encoding ArsR/SmtB family transcription factor: MRLAPAIDPMWELVHGLQAITNGVGGLVFDPWRRKVRLHRPARWRALQTLVPAWGYSPDFLTPVAGTTDLREGFEAVLRTPRTTLRTDLGRLGDETPLPGWARSLASGDPETLRRLVTALGRFHAAHLAPYWGEMRRQVNEELLTQRRTLCAQGIDGLLSGIGGTLRWEPPAIVLVNKRSELDIELGGRGVVLQPSFFAFNDITLMDLPGEPMVLIYPVSHRLGWLDPGAAGARLEDLLSRTRAAMLDCLAGGSCTTSELAKRLDISQASSSEQTKILREAGLIISDRDGRRVVHTASELGLTLLSQGA, encoded by the coding sequence GTGCGGTTGGCACCGGCCATCGATCCGATGTGGGAACTGGTCCACGGGCTGCAGGCGATCACCAACGGGGTCGGTGGATTGGTGTTCGACCCCTGGCGCCGCAAGGTCCGGCTGCACCGGCCTGCGCGTTGGCGAGCGCTCCAGACGCTGGTCCCGGCCTGGGGCTATTCGCCGGACTTCCTTACTCCGGTGGCCGGAACGACCGACCTTCGGGAGGGCTTCGAGGCCGTCTTGCGGACGCCGCGCACGACCTTGCGTACCGATCTCGGACGGCTCGGCGACGAGACGCCGCTACCGGGGTGGGCGCGCTCTCTCGCGTCCGGCGATCCGGAGACCTTGCGGCGACTCGTCACCGCCCTCGGCCGGTTCCACGCCGCCCACCTGGCGCCGTACTGGGGTGAGATGCGCCGACAGGTCAACGAGGAACTGCTCACCCAGCGCCGGACGTTGTGCGCGCAGGGCATCGACGGCCTGCTGTCCGGGATCGGTGGCACCCTGCGCTGGGAGCCACCTGCGATCGTGCTGGTCAACAAACGGTCCGAGCTCGACATCGAGCTCGGCGGCCGCGGCGTCGTTCTGCAGCCGTCGTTCTTCGCCTTCAACGACATCACCCTGATGGACCTGCCCGGCGAGCCGATGGTGCTGATCTACCCGGTGTCCCACCGGCTCGGCTGGCTGGATCCGGGAGCAGCCGGCGCCCGGCTGGAGGATCTTCTGAGCCGAACCCGCGCGGCCATGCTGGACTGCTTGGCCGGCGGTTCCTGCACCACCAGCGAGCTGGCCAAGCGGCTCGACATCTCGCAGGCTTCGTCCAGCGAACAGACGAAGATCCTGCGAGAAGCCGGCCTGATCATCAGCGACCGCGACGGCAGACGAGTTGTCCACACCGCCTCGGAACTAGGACTGACCCTTCTGAGCCAAGGCGCCTGA
- a CDS encoding (2Fe-2S)-binding protein, whose protein sequence is MPTHTFKLNGKQISVDVEDNVRLLWVLRDLLGVTGPKYGCALEVCKSCTSHINGKAFNPCSVQVKDIDSGDEVTTIEGLPATVGKDLHPMQEAWLKYDVAQCGYCQPGQIMAAVAKVKQARAEGRDITDADLDELRNICRCGTYTRIREAVKAGAEDMGA, encoded by the coding sequence ATGCCTACGCACACTTTCAAGCTCAACGGCAAGCAGATCAGCGTCGATGTCGAGGACAACGTCCGGCTGCTGTGGGTTCTCCGGGACCTGCTCGGCGTCACCGGCCCGAAGTACGGGTGCGCCCTGGAGGTGTGCAAGTCGTGCACCTCGCACATCAACGGCAAGGCGTTCAACCCGTGCTCGGTGCAGGTGAAGGACATCGACTCCGGGGACGAGGTCACCACCATCGAAGGGCTGCCCGCGACGGTCGGCAAGGACCTGCACCCGATGCAGGAGGCCTGGCTGAAGTACGACGTCGCGCAGTGCGGGTACTGCCAGCCCGGCCAGATCATGGCGGCCGTCGCGAAGGTCAAGCAGGCCCGGGCGGAGGGACGCGACATCACCGACGCGGACCTCGACGAGCTGCGCAACATCTGCCGTTGCGGCACGTACACGCGGATTCGCGAAGCGGTCAAGGCGGGCGCGGAGGACATGGGTGCGTGA
- a CDS encoding XdhC/CoxI family protein, giving the protein MRDVLAHVRPWYGERFALATVIDTFRSAPRQPGASMAVSGDGVAVGSVSGGCVEADVYAVAQEVIRTGVPTVRRYGVSDEDGFAIGLTCGGVIEVLVEPIDRASFAEFETVAAAIESGRPIAVATVVTAGLGRRLVVELDRVTGSLGDPGLDAAVIEDAVAMLGNGSTAIKQYGAHGECRRTEVSVFVQAFTPPPRMFVFGAIDFAAAVARVGKFLGYHVTVCDARAVFATRARFPEADEVVVDWPHRFLAGALDQVDRRTALCVLTHDPKFDVPLLELALRTDAGYIGAMGSRRTHDDRLARLRSAGVTEDELARLTSPIGLDLGARTPEETAISIAAEIIATRSAASARPLSTTSGRIHGGSQLVSAT; this is encoded by the coding sequence GTGCGTGACGTCCTCGCGCACGTCCGCCCCTGGTACGGAGAGCGGTTCGCACTCGCCACAGTGATCGATACGTTCCGCTCGGCCCCTCGCCAGCCCGGCGCGTCGATGGCGGTGTCCGGCGACGGTGTGGCGGTCGGCAGTGTGTCCGGCGGTTGCGTCGAGGCCGATGTGTACGCCGTGGCGCAGGAGGTCATCCGTACCGGCGTACCGACGGTCCGCCGGTACGGCGTATCCGACGAGGACGGGTTCGCGATCGGCCTGACCTGCGGCGGCGTGATCGAGGTACTGGTGGAGCCGATCGATCGGGCGTCGTTCGCGGAGTTCGAGACCGTGGCCGCCGCGATCGAGTCGGGTCGGCCGATCGCGGTGGCGACTGTTGTCACAGCGGGTCTCGGTCGTCGCCTGGTCGTCGAGCTCGATCGGGTCACCGGCAGCCTGGGCGATCCGGGGCTGGATGCGGCCGTGATCGAGGACGCGGTGGCGATGCTCGGCAACGGTTCCACCGCGATCAAGCAGTACGGCGCGCACGGGGAATGCCGGCGTACCGAGGTGTCGGTGTTCGTGCAGGCGTTCACCCCGCCGCCGCGGATGTTCGTGTTCGGGGCGATCGACTTCGCGGCCGCCGTGGCGCGGGTCGGCAAGTTCCTCGGCTACCACGTGACGGTGTGCGACGCCCGCGCCGTGTTCGCCACCCGGGCACGGTTCCCCGAGGCGGACGAGGTCGTGGTCGACTGGCCGCATCGCTTCCTGGCCGGTGCCCTCGACCAGGTCGATCGCCGTACGGCGCTGTGCGTGCTGACCCACGATCCGAAGTTCGACGTACCGCTGCTGGAACTGGCCTTGCGGACAGACGCCGGCTACATCGGCGCGATGGGCTCGCGGCGCACCCACGACGATCGACTGGCCCGCTTGCGATCCGCGGGTGTCACCGAGGACGAGTTGGCCCGCCTGACGTCGCCGATCGGTCTGGACCTCGGCGCCCGGACGCCCGAGGAGACGGCGATCTCGATCGCGGCCGAGATCATCGCAACCCGCAGCGCGGCGAGTGCCCGTCCGCTGTCGACGACCAGCGGGCGGATCCACGGTGGGAGCCAGCTTGTCAGTGCGACATGA
- a CDS encoding peptidoglycan-binding domain-containing protein, with product MSSQSIRRRVLRRAAAPAAAVALAVGLTAALATTPAAASGSYTGRAYVYGEGSLVGDWSDEGVVNVATHRSSNVTCLWQTILWADGYLPRSDIDGIFGDQTHAATVRWQRNHGLTADGSVGKATFAKAQQNIVLQDTSGGYQYGMYDGNSLFAVRRPINAGNWMFASPSGVFISAAYNWKTC from the coding sequence ATGTCTTCGCAGAGCATCCGCCGACGCGTCCTCCGCAGAGCCGCCGCCCCGGCCGCCGCCGTGGCCCTGGCGGTCGGCCTCACTGCCGCCCTGGCCACCACCCCCGCCGCCGCCAGCGGCTCCTACACCGGTCGCGCCTACGTCTACGGCGAAGGCTCCCTGGTCGGCGACTGGAGCGACGAGGGCGTCGTCAACGTAGCCACGCACCGCTCCTCCAACGTGACCTGCCTGTGGCAGACCATCCTCTGGGCGGACGGCTACCTGCCGAGGTCCGACATCGACGGCATCTTCGGCGACCAGACGCACGCCGCCACGGTGAGATGGCAGCGGAACCACGGGCTCACCGCGGACGGCTCGGTCGGCAAAGCGACCTTCGCGAAAGCGCAGCAGAACATCGTCCTTCAGGACACCTCGGGCGGCTACCAGTACGGGATGTACGACGGAAACAGCCTCTTCGCCGTCCGTCGCCCGATCAACGCCGGGAACTGGATGTTCGCTTCGCCCAGTGGCGTCTTCATCTCGGCCGCCTACAACTGGAAGACCTGCTGA